The Parafrankia discariae genome includes a window with the following:
- a CDS encoding DUF962 domain-containing protein, whose product MTTADSLTEAEPPPATAPFAAKMAFYRSQHTTRGIRATHLVGIPGVAFSLPLLVGRPKVGLPMFVASWALQVAGHSVFERNSPTLTKGFLTYQLCGLAFWCEEVADLLAGRGLGGQTRPPRRSRA is encoded by the coding sequence ATGACCACTGCCGACTCACTCACGGAGGCCGAGCCGCCGCCGGCCACGGCGCCCTTCGCCGCGAAGATGGCGTTCTACCGGTCCCAGCACACCACGCGGGGGATCCGGGCGACCCACCTCGTGGGGATCCCCGGCGTGGCCTTCTCCCTCCCGCTGCTCGTCGGCCGGCCCAAGGTGGGCCTGCCGATGTTCGTGGCGAGCTGGGCACTGCAGGTCGCCGGGCATTCGGTCTTCGAGCGGAACAGCCCCACGCTGACCAAGGGCTTCCTCACCTACCAGCTGTGCGGGCTGGCGTTCTGGTGCGAGGAGGTCGCCGATCTGCTCGCCGGCCGTGGTCTGGGTGGCCAGACCCGGCCGCCACGCCGCTCCCGGGCCTAG